The Borreliella afzelii genome includes the window CTCATTTTCTTCGCAAAACATGCCTACACTCAAAACACCAATTTACAATGGTTGGTACTACGTTGGGTCAGGCAGCCTAAACAAAGGCCAAGAAATGCCAATACTAAACAAAGTATAAAAATAAATTAAAAGGAGATATTTATGGATACAATACTTATTTTTTTGTCAACAATTGACAATACAAAACTCATTATATTGGGAGGATTTATTGTACTGGCAATAATGCCAATGATTTTAGCAATAAAGCCGCAGTTTAAAGAAAGCTTAAACTTTCTTATTAAAAAGCTCTTAAAAAATACAAATAAAAAGGAAACCAAATGAATAGTAAAATAAATATCAACTCTGGCGTTGAAGCTTTAAATAATTTATATGATTTTCTAAAAAGTGGCGATTCTCCAACAGAAATTAAAGTAGAAAAGGGAATATATTTAGGACTCAATCTCTACAGCCTAATAATGAGCATTTACAAAGACACAATCAACACCCTTGAAAAAGAAGAATCAATAAAAATATTAAATGACATTGAAAATGTTAATAATAAAATTACTCAAC containing:
- a CDS encoding BlyA family holin → MDTILIFLSTIDNTKLIILGGFIVLAIMPMILAIKPQFKESLNFLIKKLLKNTNKKETK
- a CDS encoding BlyB family putative holin accessory protein translates to MNSKININSGVEALNNLYDFLKSGDSPTEIKVEKGIYLGLNLYSLIMSIYKDTINTLEKEESIKILNDIENVNNKITQLILSINDERDVGIIEHLREERNELMKIKTKALQEQIQGSLEDLKTNTNNKAQDLKGDKIEN